The following proteins are co-located in the Hevea brasiliensis isolate MT/VB/25A 57/8 chromosome 11, ASM3005281v1, whole genome shotgun sequence genome:
- the LOC110664614 gene encoding ribosomal RNA-processing protein 17 — MEGEIEGGEPQLPPNRARHIKKRALKNKALAVSFNEKDLRDYVTGFHKRKKKRRKEAQKKQEEALRRKRIEERKKRKLERELVLYGEAPPASVGGDEYNEDGEESEPIASVNGTMEYDNGDMKVTVTTTEISREDKDDHGGKMQTAVPMPRLAGDDKKHNLSVSKKKSFKKVSKHNSRSKPHDKRDRRKGKKKNKKW, encoded by the exons ATGGAAGGCGAAATTGAAGGAGGAGAACCACAGCTGCCACCAAACCGAGCTCGGCACATAAAGAAACGAGCTCTTAAAAACAAAGCTCTGGCTGTATCTTTTAACGAGAAAGATCTCAG GGACTATGTAACTGGTTTTcacaagaggaagaaaaagagaagaaaggaagcCCAAAAGAAGCAAGAGGAGGCCTTGCGGCGCAAGCGTATCGAGGAGCGCAAAAAG AGGAAGCTGGAAAGAGAACTCGTGTTATATGGAGAAGCTCCACCAGCATCTGTTGGTGGTGATGAGTATAATGAGGATGGTGAAGAAAGTGAACCAATTGCATCAGTCAATG GGACAATGGAATATGACAATGGGGACATGAAAGTCACTGTGACAACTACTGAGATTTCTCGAGAAGATAAGGATGACCACGGTGGAAAGATGCAAACAGCAGTGCCAATGCCAAGATTGGCTGGAGATGATAAGAAGCACAATTTATCTGTTAGTAAAAAGAAATCATTTAAGAAAGTCTCAAAGCACAACTCGAGGTCAAAGCCACATGATAAAAGAGATAGAAGGAAGGgaaagaaaaagaacaagaagTGGTAA